A window from Leptospira meyeri encodes these proteins:
- a CDS encoding rod shape-determining protein: MIFDNLYGLFSNDMGIDLGTANTLVHVKGQGIVLSEPSVVAVQASTGRVLAVGQEAKRMLGRTPGDIVAIRPMKDGVIADFETVEKMIRYFIAKVHNRTTFVKPRIVIGVPSGITEVERRAVRESAEQAGAREIFLIEEALAAAIGANIPIHEPAGNMIVDIGGGTTEIAVISLGGMVIAESIRTGGDEFDEAIVKYLRNQYNLVVGERTAEDIKLTIGNAFADKRVDTMEVKGRDAISGLPRTLELDSNEIRKALKEPTDEILDGIKSVLERTPPELAADIVERGIVLTGGGCLLRGLEHYLTKETGVPVFRAENPLTCVVLGTGRYLDELKYIKPGIR, encoded by the coding sequence ATGATATTTGATAACCTCTATGGACTTTTCTCGAACGATATGGGAATCGATTTGGGAACCGCGAACACCCTCGTGCATGTGAAAGGACAAGGGATCGTCCTATCAGAACCGTCGGTCGTGGCAGTCCAGGCCTCTACTGGCCGAGTCCTCGCAGTGGGACAAGAAGCAAAACGAATGCTGGGAAGAACTCCTGGTGATATCGTTGCCATCCGCCCCATGAAAGACGGGGTCATCGCCGACTTCGAAACTGTAGAAAAGATGATTCGTTACTTCATCGCTAAAGTTCACAACCGCACTACATTTGTAAAACCGCGCATTGTCATCGGAGTTCCTTCAGGAATCACCGAAGTAGAAAGACGTGCCGTTCGTGAGTCTGCCGAACAAGCAGGGGCTCGTGAAATCTTCCTGATCGAAGAAGCTCTTGCCGCAGCCATTGGTGCCAACATCCCGATCCACGAACCAGCAGGAAACATGATCGTCGATATCGGTGGGGGAACTACCGAAATCGCTGTGATCTCTCTCGGTGGTATGGTAATCGCTGAATCCATCCGCACTGGTGGTGACGAATTTGATGAAGCCATTGTCAAATACCTCCGTAACCAATACAACCTAGTTGTCGGAGAAAGAACTGCCGAGGACATCAAACTCACCATCGGTAATGCCTTCGCAGACAAACGTGTCGACACGATGGAAGTCAAAGGTCGTGACGCGATCTCTGGTCTCCCACGTACCCTTGAACTGGATTCTAACGAAATTCGCAAAGCCCTCAAAGAACCTACTGACGAAATCCTAGACGGAATCAAATCCGTATTGGAAAGAACTCCTCCGGAACTTGCAGCCGACATCGTAGAACGCGGAATCGTCCTCACAGGTGGTGGTTGCCTTCTTCGTGGTCTCGAACACTACCTCACGAAAGAAACAGGAGTTCCTGTCTTCCGTGCCGAAAACCCACTGACTTGTGTGGTACTCGGAACTGGACGTTACTTGGATGAATTGAAATACATTAAGCCGGGGATTCGATAA
- a CDS encoding LIC_13387 family protein: protein MNQKSIFLKIAFALVLFTCLGHTIGTFMKIPPEQVAVANAQMVLENTMVPLPMGVHKSFADIFLGNNISVSVYLFITGIIFLVISGVKQFDPIVKKLLLINSFGMAMLSVISILYFFPLPAICTGLAAVFGFASAFLTEK, encoded by the coding sequence ATGAATCAAAAATCAATATTTTTAAAAATTGCATTTGCATTGGTTTTGTTTACTTGTTTAGGACATACGATTGGAACTTTTATGAAGATTCCTCCAGAGCAAGTTGCAGTGGCAAATGCACAAATGGTTTTGGAAAATACTATGGTTCCCCTGCCAATGGGAGTTCACAAATCTTTTGCAGATATATTTTTGGGAAATAATATCAGTGTTAGTGTGTATTTGTTCATTACTGGAATCATTTTTCTGGTTATATCTGGAGTAAAACAATTTGATCCGATTGTAAAAAAACTGCTATTGATTAATAGTTTTGGAATGGCAATGCTTTCTGTGATCAGCATATTGTATTTCTTTCCATTGCCTGCTATTTGCACAGGACTTGCCGCGGTATTTGGGTTTGCATCCGCATTTTTAACTGAAAAATAA
- a CDS encoding lysoplasmalogenase — protein MEQNLILLAALPLLAGLLYFEKKESIKGLLSVKPVLSALFVVTAFLQIQEYSIYHSLILSGLILSLIGDICLIFFFHKKVFTAGLGAFLTGHVMYTIAFSQLGEIGWIMAVIESICILISITIFIHLKSSLGNMKVPVMGYIVIITAMVLGASSFWEQTRLNITGRTLVLGGAIFFYISDIFVARHRFVHKEFLNRAMGLPMYYTAQFMIAFSPGYL, from the coding sequence ATGGAACAAAATCTCATTCTATTAGCAGCACTCCCACTGCTTGCGGGCCTTCTCTACTTTGAAAAAAAAGAATCTATTAAAGGACTATTAAGTGTTAAACCAGTTTTATCAGCACTTTTTGTTGTGACTGCATTTCTACAAATTCAAGAATATTCCATTTATCATTCTCTCATCCTATCTGGTTTGATTTTAAGCCTAATCGGAGACATCTGTCTGATTTTTTTCTTCCATAAAAAAGTTTTTACAGCAGGGCTTGGTGCGTTTCTCACAGGTCATGTCATGTATACCATTGCCTTTTCCCAATTGGGGGAGATAGGATGGATTATGGCCGTAATAGAATCTATTTGTATTCTTATCAGTATCACTATTTTTATACATTTAAAGTCAAGTCTTGGCAACATGAAAGTGCCAGTAATGGGCTATATTGTGATTATCACAGCAATGGTTTTGGGTGCTAGTTCCTTCTGGGAACAGACAAGACTAAATATCACTGGACGGACACTAGTGTTAGGTGGTGCAATATTTTTCTACATTTCTGATATTTTTGTGGCACGCCACAGGTTCGTTCACAAAGAATTTCTGAATCGGGCGATGGGCCTTCCCATGTATTATACTGCACAATTTATGATCGCATTTTCACCTGGATATCTTTGA
- a CDS encoding methyl-accepting chemotaxis protein → MSSVTGNYLEKGSMIANTIRISFAIVMLSINIFFMVAIPTTERTMSLTLSFLEFVVLSYGVYTFFLYKKQKFYLKFAYVSILLDIIIYSSIFAIVVIMSKTPEEKVSIATLPFVMLVLLFVVIYSGFLLSYRLTMTVGYIAIFSLLLYVFLGVKGGAEIKFIATAANQFGIPFIGINTIALICGVHMMSAVVKFMSNSSSEATKSAEEAKLQSESATQTKQNIQQEAETLNQSVREMLKFMDSLNSEIQTQVSSVEEISASMEELAASMDSASDFVKSQFTRIDDLNQESSVMDKILSEVYTSTINLAQTTDESKQYSVQVTTAMDSVSSNFEEIKESFQKVEEVNQILSDIADRTNLLALNASIEAARAGEHGRGFAVVAQEVAKLADSAQENASLISKIITQAAKQIVSGNSAATETKEKMGIQDKSFGILVSNLSDLKIKVERQTSIHKSFLNSFQELFSLSKQLEVLASEQKMGTQEMSRALVSIEQSASSLASNTSHLRENVDGLAKQSERLAKHI, encoded by the coding sequence ATGTCATCTGTTACTGGAAACTACTTAGAAAAAGGAAGTATGATAGCGAACACTATTCGCATTTCTTTTGCGATCGTGATGTTATCCATCAATATTTTCTTTATGGTAGCGATACCTACTACCGAACGAACCATGAGCCTCACACTTTCATTTCTAGAATTTGTGGTTTTATCTTATGGTGTTTATACTTTTTTCCTCTATAAAAAACAAAAATTCTATTTAAAATTTGCATACGTCTCCATTTTACTCGATATCATCATTTACTCGAGTATTTTTGCCATTGTGGTCATAATGTCCAAAACACCAGAAGAAAAGGTTTCGATTGCAACATTGCCATTCGTAATGTTGGTGCTTCTATTCGTAGTTATTTACTCTGGTTTTCTTCTGTCATATCGCCTAACTATGACAGTTGGATACATTGCAATCTTCAGTTTACTTTTATACGTTTTTTTAGGGGTAAAAGGTGGTGCTGAAATTAAATTTATTGCTACTGCTGCCAATCAATTTGGCATTCCATTTATTGGAATTAATACTATTGCTTTGATTTGTGGTGTGCATATGATGAGTGCCGTCGTAAAATTTATGTCGAATTCTAGTAGTGAAGCAACAAAGTCTGCCGAAGAAGCAAAGCTACAATCAGAATCTGCAACACAAACAAAACAAAATATCCAACAAGAAGCAGAAACATTGAATCAAAGTGTCCGGGAAATGTTGAAATTTATGGATTCTTTGAATTCTGAAATCCAAACGCAAGTTTCAAGTGTTGAAGAGATCAGTGCATCTATGGAAGAACTTGCTGCTTCAATGGATAGCGCAAGCGATTTCGTAAAATCTCAATTTACAAGAATTGATGACCTAAACCAAGAAAGTTCGGTGATGGATAAAATTTTGTCTGAAGTTTACACATCAACCATCAATTTGGCACAAACCACAGATGAATCCAAACAATATAGTGTTCAAGTAACCACTGCTATGGATTCGGTAAGTTCCAATTTTGAAGAAATCAAAGAAAGTTTTCAGAAAGTAGAAGAAGTTAATCAAATTTTAAGTGATATCGCCGATCGAACCAACTTGCTTGCTTTAAATGCTTCAATCGAAGCTGCGCGCGCTGGTGAACATGGAAGAGGATTTGCAGTTGTAGCTCAAGAAGTAGCTAAACTTGCCGATAGTGCACAAGAAAATGCTTCTTTAATTTCAAAAATCATTACACAAGCAGCCAAACAGATTGTAAGTGGAAATAGTGCGGCGACTGAAACAAAAGAAAAAATGGGAATCCAGGACAAAAGTTTTGGTATTCTTGTATCAAACCTTTCTGATTTAAAGATAAAAGTTGAAAGACAAACGTCGATACATAAATCTTTTTTGAATTCATTCCAGGAATTGTTTTCACTTTCTAAACAATTGGAAGTTTTGGCATCAGAACAAAAAATGGGTACACAGGAAATGTCTAGAGCCCTTGTATCGATTGAACAATCTGCTTCGTCACTTGCATCCAATACTTCCCACTTGCGTGAAAATGTGGATGGACTCGCAAAACAATCAGAGCGATTGGCTAAACACATATAG
- a CDS encoding group II truncated hemoglobin codes for MTPKDSTFEIANDQSEPTMSENNFQKKNIPTLFEWAGDMETFERLFGKFYGKVLQDDLLGDVFKNMSPDHVQHVAHFVAEVFGGDKLYTNLDKGSHSQMIGHHIGKMLSEEKRQRWVQLLLHTADEVGLKNDPEFRSAFVGYIEWGTRLAVINSQLTENPMDTHEPMPKWGWGETGGPYIPNENDLNK; via the coding sequence TTGACACCAAAAGACTCAACTTTTGAAATTGCAAATGACCAATCGGAGCCAACTATGAGCGAAAACAATTTTCAAAAGAAAAACATCCCAACCCTTTTCGAATGGGCAGGAGATATGGAAACCTTTGAAAGGTTATTTGGAAAATTTTATGGAAAAGTTCTCCAAGACGATTTATTAGGTGATGTGTTTAAAAATATGTCGCCAGACCATGTCCAACATGTAGCACATTTTGTTGCGGAAGTATTCGGTGGAGACAAATTGTATACTAACCTGGACAAGGGTAGCCATTCCCAAATGATTGGACACCACATTGGAAAAATGCTTTCAGAAGAGAAAAGACAACGATGGGTCCAACTATTATTACATACAGCTGATGAAGTAGGTTTAAAAAACGATCCAGAATTTCGCTCTGCCTTTGTAGGTTATATTGAATGGGGAACGCGCCTAGCGGTGATTAATTCTCAACTTACCGAAAATCCAATGGATACTCATGAACCAATGCCTAAATGGGGTTGGGGAGAAACAGGAGGACCATATATCCCAAATGAAAACGATCTCAACAAATGA
- a CDS encoding DUF4215 domain-containing protein, with product MAGQCGNGDIQTYAGEACDDGNTTDDNNGCSTTCKRVGFCGDSIRQNLFEACDVGGVNSPACDSDCTAPVCGDGIRNAPNGEVCDDGNVANGDGCNSTCSGP from the coding sequence ATGGCGGGCCAGTGCGGTAACGGAGACATTCAAACATATGCAGGGGAAGCTTGTGATGACGGAAACACAACCGACGATAATAACGGATGTTCAACTACATGCAAACGAGTCGGCTTTTGTGGGGACAGTATCAGGCAGAACCTTTTTGAAGCATGTGACGTGGGCGGTGTCAATTCACCTGCGTGCGATTCAGACTGTACTGCACCAGTCTGTGGTGACGGAATTCGCAACGCTCCCAATGGCGAAGTTTGCGACGACGGAAACGTGGCTAACGGTGATGGCTGCAACAGCACTTGTTCTGGACCCTGA
- a CDS encoding PaaI family thioesterase → MKERKMNVLELLYHNVPMDLFTLKENCSLVEQAQNLIDQCHPGATNMKVINLTSEISEANIPYSQSNRALHGFMHGGCFFSVGDTLTSIMAFFHVENERERTFTMDASIRYLRPVRTETIRAKARLVQKNGKLLEYVCDFFNEENKRTAQAKYKYAIAEPR, encoded by the coding sequence ATGAAAGAGCGAAAGATGAATGTGTTAGAATTATTATATCATAATGTACCAATGGATCTTTTTACATTAAAGGAAAACTGTTCTCTCGTTGAACAAGCCCAGAATTTGATCGACCAATGCCATCCAGGTGCGACGAATATGAAAGTTATAAATCTCACATCGGAAATTTCAGAAGCTAATATTCCTTACTCTCAAAGTAACAGGGCCCTTCATGGATTTATGCATGGAGGTTGTTTCTTTAGCGTCGGCGATACGCTTACCTCGATCATGGCTTTCTTTCATGTGGAAAACGAAAGAGAAAGAACCTTTACGATGGATGCTTCGATACGATACTTACGCCCCGTACGAACTGAAACTATTCGCGCTAAAGCAAGACTCGTTCAAAAGAACGGAAAACTTCTGGAATACGTCTGCGACTTTTTTAACGAAGAAAATAAAAGAACAGCACAAGCAAAATACAAATATGCAATCGCAGAACCCCGTTGA
- a CDS encoding helix-turn-helix domain-containing protein gives MQNVICALRGAVLFVGRLPYLAFHSTITSATVVGLDTEIKKRVKGNKQWMSSRCFVFDGTLSHETILNGSVGILFADPGSEIGDILTKEAGPQRLSANPTWAPELIATCFEIQTANPDLYPEILNRSFPFNRLAPAKKIQDDDRLINVLRKLIENPEETINVEGFASEIGMSESWLQHEFKNVVGLPIRAFRKWFRIKTAVIAIRDGATFADAALSAGFYDQAHFTNAFREIFGISPSAVFQKGKSIRWYIQNEEIEKILRVP, from the coding sequence ATGCAGAATGTAATCTGTGCGCTCCGAGGTGCTGTCTTGTTCGTCGGAAGATTGCCTTATCTTGCGTTTCATTCTACCATTACCTCTGCAACGGTTGTTGGGCTAGATACGGAAATCAAAAAACGTGTCAAAGGGAACAAACAGTGGATGAGTTCCCGATGTTTTGTTTTTGATGGAACATTGAGTCACGAGACAATTCTCAATGGATCGGTAGGAATTTTGTTTGCAGATCCTGGAAGTGAAATTGGAGATATCCTCACAAAAGAGGCAGGCCCTCAAAGACTTTCTGCAAATCCTACTTGGGCTCCAGAATTGATTGCAACTTGTTTTGAAATTCAGACAGCAAACCCAGATTTATATCCTGAAATTCTGAACCGTTCCTTTCCTTTTAACCGACTGGCACCTGCAAAAAAAATACAAGATGATGACCGTTTAATAAATGTTTTACGTAAACTGATAGAAAATCCAGAAGAAACTATCAATGTTGAAGGATTTGCTAGCGAAATCGGAATGTCTGAGTCATGGTTACAACACGAATTCAAAAATGTGGTTGGTCTTCCCATTCGAGCTTTCCGTAAGTGGTTTCGAATCAAAACTGCTGTGATCGCAATCAGAGATGGAGCCACCTTTGCGGATGCAGCCCTTAGTGCAGGCTTTTACGACCAAGCTCACTTCACGAATGCATTTCGGGAAATTTTTGGAATTTCCCCTTCCGCAGTTTTTCAAAAAGGAAAATCCATTCGTTGGTACATTCAAAACGAAGAGATCGAAAAGATACTAAGAGTTCCTTAA
- a CDS encoding LEPBI_I2678 family protein: protein MNCATLVKGYTPKNYYFSSNEIDTSFYVDGEKVSETILEVPIPEVPNKTIKIRAVKTGFKPEEVELRYQFNSAVHLNWIFLIFYPVGLLVDYYNDALYHYGAEKNYFILQKNSNFTENEMSKSYISYEEKRGNLKHANGYLVTNQYTKIFSIARYDKDEYIELDNRIDSSANQFNGILSVSQSEKNRYSELDKRIGFLTPGKYRVKAFFRYTENVGSRSTTFEGKVNETIDFEIVPNALTVLCTDFDQIKGKTVLQLFQSKVNPDLHKFSPTNLENSGNQICPALNRTKFQMN, encoded by the coding sequence ATGAATTGTGCTACACTCGTAAAGGGTTACACACCTAAAAACTATTATTTTTCTTCCAATGAAATTGATACAAGCTTTTATGTTGATGGTGAAAAAGTAAGTGAGACAATTTTAGAAGTCCCAATTCCGGAAGTTCCTAATAAAACGATAAAAATTCGTGCGGTGAAAACAGGATTTAAACCGGAGGAAGTGGAATTACGATATCAGTTTAATTCAGCTGTTCATTTAAACTGGATCTTCTTAATATTTTATCCTGTTGGACTTCTTGTTGATTATTATAATGATGCACTTTATCATTACGGAGCGGAAAAAAATTATTTTATTCTGCAAAAAAACTCCAATTTTACTGAAAATGAAATGAGTAAATCGTATATTTCTTATGAAGAAAAGCGAGGAAATTTGAAGCATGCGAATGGGTACTTGGTGACAAATCAGTATACAAAAATTTTCTCAATCGCACGGTACGATAAAGATGAATATATTGAATTAGATAATCGAATCGATTCATCAGCAAATCAGTTTAATGGAATTTTGTCTGTTTCCCAATCTGAAAAAAATAGATATTCTGAATTAGATAAACGAATCGGTTTTTTGACACCTGGAAAATATAGAGTAAAAGCATTCTTCAGATATACAGAGAATGTTGGTAGCCGTAGCACAACTTTTGAAGGAAAGGTTAACGAAACGATTGATTTCGAAATTGTTCCTAATGCATTAACCGTTCTTTGTACAGATTTTGACCAAATCAAAGGTAAAACAGTTTTGCAATTATTTCAATCGAAAGTAAATCCAGATTTACACAAGTTTTCTCCTACGAACTTGGAGAATTCTGGAAATCAAATCTGTCCAGCCCTTAATAGGACCAAATTTCAAATGAATTAG
- a CDS encoding DUF3995 domain-containing protein produces the protein MIFITATSALLLLSISTIHIYWGFGGLWPGKTKQELIDLVFGKGDQFPSRFMCLIVAFFLALFGMLPIVWILRIDLALNSEVINGLKLLMATVSAIFFLRSALGYFPFITKHWKPIFVYYTKRIYNPLCFIIGLVFLIQIL, from the coding sequence ATGATCTTCATCACCGCCACCTCAGCCCTACTCCTCTTATCCATCTCGACCATTCATATTTATTGGGGTTTCGGAGGGCTTTGGCCGGGAAAAACCAAACAAGAATTAATTGATTTAGTTTTTGGAAAAGGGGACCAGTTCCCATCTCGTTTCATGTGTTTGATTGTCGCATTTTTTTTAGCTTTGTTTGGAATGTTACCAATTGTATGGATATTGAGAATTGACCTTGCATTAAACAGTGAAGTGATAAATGGATTAAAACTTCTCATGGCTACAGTCTCAGCGATATTTTTCTTAAGAAGTGCTTTAGGTTATTTCCCATTCATCACGAAACATTGGAAACCAATATTTGTGTATTATACAAAACGGATCTACAACCCACTTTGTTTTATCATTGGATTGGTTTTTCTAATTCAGATCTTATAA
- a CDS encoding dihydrofolate reductase family protein, producing the protein MRKVVFAINASADGFYGHKDMVADNDLHQYFTNILKDADQILYGRTTYQLMVPFWPEVAKNKSMSQTSNEFAHTFTSLEKILFTKTLKQVEDSKTRIAKGPLVDEIIVLKEKPGKDICIGSLSLASQLSEAKLIDEYRFVIHPVIVGKGPRLFETLSLNKGIQLDFLGSQTFPSGATALHYQKQR; encoded by the coding sequence ATGAGAAAAGTTGTATTTGCAATCAATGCCTCTGCAGATGGATTCTATGGCCATAAGGATATGGTGGCCGATAATGATTTACACCAATACTTCACCAATATACTAAAAGATGCAGATCAAATTCTGTATGGAAGAACCACTTACCAACTTATGGTTCCTTTTTGGCCGGAAGTTGCAAAAAATAAGTCCATGTCACAAACCAGTAATGAATTTGCACACACTTTCACTTCACTCGAAAAAATTCTATTCACAAAAACTTTAAAACAAGTAGAGGACTCCAAGACTAGAATCGCAAAAGGACCGTTAGTGGATGAAATCATTGTATTAAAGGAGAAGCCAGGCAAGGATATCTGTATTGGTAGTCTGAGCCTTGCCTCCCAACTTTCAGAAGCAAAACTCATTGATGAATATCGATTTGTGATACATCCTGTGATCGTTGGTAAAGGACCACGTTTATTCGAAACGCTCAGTTTAAACAAAGGGATTCAATTGGATTTTTTAGGTTCACAAACGTTCCCCTCTGGAGCCACCGCACTTCACTATCAAAAACAAAGGTAA
- a CDS encoding DUF2200 domain-containing protein, giving the protein MEPSDKHNEKMAQMTFASVYPMYLTKVEKKGRTKKELDQVIEWLTSFDTKKIKELADEKVTFQTFFEKANLNKNAHLIKGMICGYRVEEIQNPLTQKVRYLDKLVDELAKGKSMEKILRNP; this is encoded by the coding sequence ATGGAACCATCAGACAAACATAATGAAAAAATGGCACAAATGACCTTCGCATCTGTTTATCCAATGTATCTAACAAAGGTAGAAAAAAAAGGAAGAACGAAAAAAGAATTAGATCAGGTAATTGAATGGTTAACTTCTTTTGATACAAAGAAGATAAAAGAACTAGCCGATGAGAAAGTAACCTTCCAAACCTTCTTTGAAAAAGCAAATTTAAACAAAAATGCTCACCTAATCAAGGGGATGATTTGTGGTTACCGTGTGGAAGAAATCCAAAACCCCTTAACTCAAAAAGTAAGATATTTGGACAAACTGGTCGATGAGTTAGCGAAAGGTAAATCAATGGAAAAAATTTTAAGAAACCCTTAA
- a CDS encoding aldehyde dehydrogenase family protein, translating to MEFKNESIRDYSLEKERSAIRSALDSIPKSLPFQIPISIGRKEKFSENRISHKNPWAPELNVTDVSLSNGNDLEEAIQISKKNWYQWKERPQEDRSRLFLQAAEKLINKKDFIIAVCIWETGKHITEAEIEFAEAVDFCRYYAMIATEKLSPQKTILLGEDNLYYYQPKGIVGCISPWNFPMAIFTGMCVGPLVVGNIVIAKPAEETSATAYEIAKCFWEVGIPKEVFHFLPGLGSEIGEAIVTHPEVSIINFTGSRDVGLSILRSASVVSPKQSIIKKVICELGGKNAMIVDADADLDVAIQSILPSAFGFQGQKCSALSRLYVHKDCYQKLKDRLIDAMDGLLVGSPLDFENRVGPVIHKESFLRLTKIQKENETFIIGKTSAIPTKGYYISPSLYEPPMGSNMWKAEIFGPLLSMQKISSFSEGIHLVNDSEYALTCGVISRNPNHVMEAKLKIDVGNLYINRGITGAIVNRQPFGGGKLSGTGAKAGGPDYLNLFVEGRTFTENTMRQGFSRDTIQ from the coding sequence ATGGAATTTAAAAATGAATCCATCCGAGACTATTCTTTAGAAAAGGAAAGATCAGCCATTCGGTCAGCATTAGATTCCATACCTAAATCACTTCCATTTCAAATCCCAATTTCGATTGGAAGAAAAGAAAAGTTTTCAGAAAACCGTATCTCTCATAAAAATCCTTGGGCCCCTGAACTGAATGTTACGGATGTATCATTGTCCAATGGCAATGATTTAGAAGAAGCGATCCAAATTTCAAAAAAAAATTGGTATCAATGGAAAGAACGTCCACAAGAAGATCGTTCTCGTTTGTTCTTGCAAGCGGCAGAAAAATTAATCAATAAAAAAGATTTTATTATAGCCGTTTGTATTTGGGAGACAGGAAAACATATCACAGAAGCTGAAATTGAATTTGCAGAAGCAGTCGATTTTTGTCGTTACTATGCGATGATCGCTACTGAGAAATTGTCTCCGCAAAAAACAATTTTGTTAGGTGAAGACAACCTGTATTATTATCAACCAAAAGGTATCGTTGGTTGTATTTCTCCTTGGAATTTTCCAATGGCAATTTTCACCGGAATGTGTGTTGGTCCTTTGGTTGTTGGTAATATCGTCATTGCAAAACCAGCAGAAGAAACCTCTGCAACGGCATACGAAATTGCAAAGTGTTTTTGGGAGGTTGGTATTCCTAAAGAGGTGTTTCATTTTTTGCCAGGACTAGGTTCTGAAATCGGCGAGGCAATTGTCACTCATCCAGAAGTTTCAATCATTAATTTCACTGGTTCCAGGGATGTTGGTCTTTCCATTCTTCGTTCCGCTTCTGTTGTTTCTCCAAAACAATCGATCATAAAAAAAGTGATTTGTGAGTTAGGTGGGAAGAACGCAATGATTGTGGATGCAGATGCTGATTTAGATGTAGCCATTCAATCTATTTTACCTTCTGCTTTTGGGTTCCAAGGACAAAAATGTAGTGCCTTATCCAGATTGTATGTTCACAAAGATTGTTATCAGAAACTAAAGGACCGATTGATTGATGCGATGGATGGTTTGCTTGTAGGTTCTCCTTTGGATTTCGAGAATCGAGTTGGGCCTGTGATCCATAAAGAAAGTTTTTTGAGACTTACCAAGATCCAAAAAGAAAATGAAACTTTTATCATTGGAAAAACATCAGCCATCCCGACGAAAGGATACTATATTTCTCCAAGTCTTTATGAACCTCCAATGGGATCCAATATGTGGAAGGCAGAAATATTCGGTCCTTTGTTATCGATGCAGAAGATTTCTAGTTTCTCTGAAGGAATTCACTTGGTCAACGATTCGGAATATGCCCTCACTTGTGGAGTCATCTCTCGAAATCCAAATCATGTGATGGAAGCAAAATTGAAAATTGATGTTGGAAATTTATATATTAATCGCGGAATCACTGGAGCTATTGTCAACAGACAACCATTTGGTGGTGGAAAGTTATCGGGTACCGGTGCGAAAGCTGGTGGCCCTGATTATTTAAACCTTTTTGTCGAAGGACGAACATTTACAGAAAACACAATGCGCCAAGGATTTTCAAGAGATACGATTCAGTGA